A window of Corallococcus macrosporus DSM 14697 contains these coding sequences:
- the thiO gene encoding glycine oxidase ThiO, with protein MRVSDVIIVGGGIMGCGIALRLRQAGVRVTVLERSIPGAEASSAAAGMLAPQMESDGPGAFLDLCLRSRGLYPAFAAELRELSGVDVAYRPCGILKVAFDEAGLHHLDATVAWQRGLGLRAELLDGASARALEPRLSAKAVGAAHFPDDHQLDNRLLVRALTMAAARVGAEFRTGHVRGVAQEGGRAVGVDLDGELLRADAVVVAAGSWSAMVHGAGVEARAVRPARGQMVQFQTRLPLLERVLVSAKGYLVPRADGRVIAGSTMEMVGFDKQVTAAGLARILDMALELCPELGPAPVTETWAGFRPWTEDQRPYLGEGPVPGLFLATGHFRNGILLAPITAKLVTQAVLGERPTVDLAPFRYDRARPQPRA; from the coding sequence ATGCGAGTCTCGGACGTCATCATCGTGGGTGGGGGCATCATGGGCTGCGGCATCGCGCTGCGGCTGCGGCAGGCGGGGGTGCGCGTCACCGTGCTGGAGCGGTCCATCCCGGGCGCGGAGGCCTCCAGCGCGGCGGCGGGGATGCTGGCGCCCCAGATGGAGTCCGACGGCCCTGGCGCCTTCCTCGACCTGTGCCTGCGAAGCCGCGGCCTCTACCCCGCCTTCGCCGCCGAGCTGCGCGAGCTGTCCGGCGTGGACGTGGCCTACCGGCCCTGCGGCATCCTCAAGGTCGCCTTCGACGAGGCCGGCCTGCACCACCTGGACGCCACGGTGGCGTGGCAACGCGGACTGGGGCTCCGGGCGGAGCTGCTCGACGGCGCCTCGGCCCGGGCCCTGGAGCCCCGCCTCTCCGCGAAGGCCGTGGGCGCCGCCCACTTCCCGGATGATCACCAGTTGGACAACCGGCTCCTGGTGCGCGCGCTGACCATGGCCGCCGCCCGGGTGGGCGCGGAGTTCCGCACCGGCCATGTGCGCGGCGTCGCGCAGGAGGGCGGACGCGCGGTGGGCGTGGACCTGGACGGCGAGCTGCTTCGCGCCGACGCGGTGGTGGTGGCCGCGGGCTCCTGGTCCGCGATGGTCCACGGCGCGGGCGTGGAGGCCCGGGCGGTGCGGCCCGCGCGCGGGCAGATGGTTCAATTCCAGACACGCCTGCCGCTGCTGGAGCGCGTCCTCGTGTCCGCGAAGGGCTACCTGGTCCCCCGCGCGGACGGGCGCGTCATCGCCGGCAGCACCATGGAGATGGTGGGCTTCGACAAGCAGGTGACGGCGGCGGGCCTGGCCCGCATCCTGGACATGGCCCTGGAGCTGTGCCCGGAGCTGGGTCCGGCCCCGGTGACGGAGACCTGGGCGGGCTTCCGCCCCTGGACGGAGGACCAGCGCCCCTACCTGGGCGAAGGCCCGGTGCCCGGCCTCTTCCTGGCCACGGGGCACTTCCGCAACGGCATCCTCCTGGCGCCCATCACCGCGAAGCTCGTCACGCAGGCCGTGCTGGGTGAGCGCCCCACGGTGGACCTGGCCCCCTTCCGCTACGACCGCGCGCGGCCCCAACCCCGCGCCTGA
- a CDS encoding HD-GYP domain-containing protein: MEAIPPAPPRILIVDDDDSVRDVISVLLREEGYNCVVANGAEMALDLAGEEETPLVISDMKMPGKDGLWLLENLRERLPDTSVIMLTGYGDTESAVDCLRRGAVDYLLKPPKLTDLIRAIERALAKRRIEMARKRYQKKLERKVRDRTAELRSALRDIANTYQNTLLALVAALDAREHETSDHSQRVVSYTSAIATRMGIQGKELEEIGRGALLHDIGKIGVPDAVLLKPGKLTPDEWLEMRKHPDIGFQMIQAIPFLDTPASIVLSHQERWDGAGYPRNLQRQEIHIGARIFAVADTLDAMTSDRPYRKGTTFTNAIQEIKRCANTQFDPEVVRAFLDIGEEGLIRIKQEMATKKLQLPQAEQDANDAEAELARLTDLDDEVDGATPGRSAADDDEAKPAVVRSAAGNKG, encoded by the coding sequence GTGGAAGCCATCCCCCCTGCCCCACCCCGAATCCTCATCGTCGATGATGACGACTCCGTACGCGACGTCATCTCCGTCCTGCTGCGTGAGGAAGGCTACAACTGCGTCGTCGCCAACGGGGCCGAGATGGCCCTGGACCTGGCGGGCGAGGAGGAGACGCCGCTCGTCATCAGCGACATGAAGATGCCGGGCAAGGACGGCCTCTGGCTCCTGGAGAACCTGCGCGAGCGGCTCCCCGACACCTCCGTCATCATGCTCACCGGCTACGGCGACACCGAGTCCGCCGTGGACTGCCTGCGCCGCGGGGCCGTGGACTACCTGCTCAAGCCCCCCAAGCTCACCGACCTCATCCGCGCCATCGAGCGCGCGCTGGCCAAGCGGCGCATCGAGATGGCCCGCAAGCGCTACCAGAAGAAGCTGGAGCGGAAGGTCCGGGACAGGACGGCCGAGCTGCGCAGCGCCCTGCGGGACATCGCCAACACGTACCAGAACACGCTGCTGGCCCTCGTCGCCGCCCTGGACGCGCGCGAGCACGAGACGAGCGACCACTCCCAGCGCGTGGTCAGCTACACGTCCGCCATCGCCACCCGCATGGGCATCCAGGGCAAGGAGCTGGAGGAGATTGGACGCGGCGCGCTGCTGCACGACATCGGGAAGATTGGCGTGCCGGACGCGGTGCTCCTCAAGCCGGGAAAGCTGACGCCGGACGAGTGGCTGGAGATGCGCAAGCACCCGGACATCGGCTTCCAGATGATCCAGGCCATTCCGTTCCTGGACACGCCCGCCTCCATCGTCCTGTCGCACCAGGAGCGCTGGGACGGCGCGGGCTACCCGCGCAACCTCCAGCGGCAGGAGATCCACATCGGCGCGCGCATCTTCGCGGTGGCGGACACGCTGGACGCCATGACGAGTGACCGGCCGTACCGCAAGGGCACGACGTTCACCAACGCCATCCAGGAGATCAAGCGCTGCGCCAACACGCAGTTCGACCCGGAGGTCGTGCGTGCGTTCCTCGACATTGGCGAGGAGGGGCTGATCCGCATCAAGCAGGAGATGGCGACGAAGAAGCTCCAGCTCCCGCAGGCCGAGCAGGACGCGAATGACGCCGAGGCGGAGCTGGCGCGGCTCACGGACCTGGATGACGAAGTGGACGGCGCCACGCCCGGCCGCTCCGCCGCCGACGATGACGAGGCCAAGCCCGCCGTCGTTCGTTCAGCGGCTGGCAACAAGGGGTGA
- the moaA gene encoding GTP 3',8-cyclase MoaA produces the protein MTTPAPQPPPSVLAPPLLDAQGRRMTYLRLSITDRCNFRCSYCSPASWGGKRDLLGAEELERITSVFARMGIRRVRLTGGEPLIRPDILDIARRIAAVPGIQHLAITSNASHLERLAAPLREAGVTQLNLSLDTLSAETFRRISKQGDIGAVMRGLDAAARAGYASLKLNVVVLRGVNDEEAPALVAYAHARGFTPRFIELMPFGQGTPVPTAELVERLQASGLPLTPEPDDTGDASGPARYWRAPEGRVGFISPLTQNFCGSCNRVRVASNGDLRSCLGGRAQAPLHQLIRGGASDVELAVAIRRALGDKPEGHRFTEPGNGATLLSMMGIGG, from the coding sequence GTGACGACTCCTGCTCCACAGCCGCCGCCCTCCGTGCTGGCGCCGCCCCTGCTGGACGCGCAGGGGCGGCGGATGACGTACCTGCGGCTGAGCATCACCGACCGGTGCAACTTCCGGTGCAGCTACTGCTCGCCCGCCTCGTGGGGTGGCAAGCGGGATTTGCTGGGCGCCGAGGAGCTGGAGCGCATCACCTCCGTCTTCGCCCGCATGGGCATCCGCCGCGTGCGGCTGACGGGCGGTGAGCCGCTGATCCGCCCGGACATCCTCGACATCGCCCGGCGCATCGCGGCCGTGCCCGGCATCCAGCACCTGGCCATCACCAGCAACGCCAGCCACCTGGAGCGGCTCGCCGCGCCGCTGCGCGAGGCCGGCGTCACCCAGCTCAACCTGAGCCTGGACACCCTCTCCGCGGAGACGTTCCGCCGCATCTCCAAGCAGGGCGACATCGGCGCCGTCATGCGCGGCCTCGACGCGGCGGCCCGCGCCGGCTACGCGTCCCTCAAGCTCAACGTCGTCGTCCTGCGCGGCGTGAATGACGAGGAGGCGCCGGCCCTGGTGGCCTACGCGCACGCGCGCGGCTTCACGCCCCGCTTCATCGAGCTGATGCCCTTCGGCCAGGGCACCCCGGTGCCCACCGCGGAGCTGGTGGAGCGGCTCCAGGCCTCCGGGCTGCCCCTGACGCCCGAGCCCGACGACACGGGAGACGCGTCCGGGCCGGCCCGCTACTGGCGCGCGCCCGAGGGCCGCGTGGGCTTCATCTCCCCGCTCACCCAGAACTTCTGCGGAAGCTGCAACCGGGTGCGCGTGGCGTCCAATGGAGACCTGCGGAGCTGTCTCGGTGGACGCGCGCAGGCGCCGCTGCACCAGCTCATCCGCGGCGGCGCCAGTGACGTGGAGCTGGCCGTGGCCATCCGCCGCGCCCTGGGCGACAAGCCGGAAGGCCACCGCTTCACCGAGCCCGGCAACGGCGCCACCCTGCTGTCCATGATGGGGATTGGCGGCTGA
- a CDS encoding DUF4870 domain-containing protein, with product METPPQEQLGSFVSGTPMPTQDEKTMGLLAHMGTILANFVGLGFAVPLVLMLTKGKESSFVRAHAVESLNFQITMFIAAFVSAITACVGIGLVLLPIVGVVAIVFAIIAGLKANEGQLYKYPVNIRLVK from the coding sequence ATGGAGACTCCGCCGCAGGAACAGCTCGGTTCATTCGTCAGTGGCACGCCGATGCCGACCCAGGATGAGAAGACGATGGGTCTGCTCGCGCACATGGGCACCATCCTGGCCAACTTCGTGGGCCTGGGCTTCGCCGTGCCGCTGGTGTTGATGCTGACGAAGGGCAAGGAGTCCTCCTTCGTCCGCGCTCACGCGGTGGAGTCGCTGAACTTCCAGATCACGATGTTCATCGCGGCCTTCGTCAGCGCCATCACGGCGTGCGTCGGCATCGGGCTGGTCCTGCTGCCCATCGTCGGCGTCGTGGCCATCGTCTTCGCCATCATCGCGGGCCTGAAGGCGAACGAGGGGCAGCTCTACAAGTACCCGGTCAACATCCGGCTGGTGAAGTAG
- the thiC gene encoding phosphomethylpyrimidine synthase ThiC has translation MSGASRSLKVDGKVLEGISRGPLPASRKVYVSGALHPDLRVPLREISQTPTRHGHGPDAKVTANPPVHVYDSSGPYTDPSAQLDLRQGLPAPREAWILSRGDTEALSGVSSEYGRAREADPRLAGLRFGHRRKPRVAKPGANVTQLHYARKGIITPEMEYVALRENLQVEASLAAQHPGQSWGAAIPRVITPEFVRDEIARGRAIIPANINHPELEPMIIGRNFLVKINANIGNSAVTSSIEEEVEKMVWSIRWGADTVMDLSTGRNIHETREWILRNAPVPIGTVPIYQALEKVGGKAEDLTWELYRDTLIEQCEQGVDYFTIHAGVLLRYVPWTAKRLTGIVSRGGSIMAKWCLAHHRENFLYTHFEEICEIMKAYDVSFSLGDGLRPGSIADANDAAQFGELETLGELTKIAWKHDVQVMIEGPGHVPMHLIQENMTKQLAVCGEAPFYTLGPLTTDIAPGYDHFTSGIGAAMIGWFGTAMLCYVTPKEHLGLPDRDDVKEGVITYKIAAHAADLAKGHPGAQARDNALSKARFEFRWEDQFNLSLDPERARAFHDETLPAEGAKVAHFCSMCGPQFCSMKITQEVRDFAEKQGVSEDAALQSALEEKSEEFKKAGSQLYR, from the coding sequence ATGAGCGGAGCGTCCAGAAGCCTGAAGGTCGATGGGAAGGTCTTGGAGGGAATCAGCCGGGGCCCGCTGCCAGCCTCGCGCAAGGTGTACGTGTCCGGCGCGCTGCACCCGGACCTGCGCGTGCCGCTGCGCGAAATCAGCCAGACGCCCACGCGCCACGGCCACGGCCCGGACGCGAAGGTGACGGCCAACCCGCCGGTGCACGTCTACGACTCCAGCGGGCCGTACACCGACCCGTCGGCGCAGCTCGACCTGCGGCAGGGGCTGCCCGCGCCGCGCGAGGCCTGGATCCTGAGCCGCGGCGACACCGAGGCGCTGTCCGGGGTGAGCTCCGAATACGGCCGCGCCCGGGAAGCGGACCCGCGCCTGGCGGGCCTGCGCTTCGGTCACCGCCGCAAGCCGCGCGTGGCGAAGCCGGGCGCCAACGTCACGCAGTTGCACTACGCGCGCAAGGGCATCATCACACCGGAGATGGAGTACGTGGCGCTGCGGGAGAACCTCCAGGTGGAGGCCTCGCTGGCGGCGCAGCACCCGGGCCAGTCATGGGGCGCCGCCATTCCGCGCGTCATCACGCCGGAGTTCGTGCGTGACGAAATCGCCCGAGGCCGCGCCATCATCCCGGCCAACATCAACCACCCGGAGCTGGAGCCGATGATCATCGGCCGCAACTTCCTGGTGAAGATCAACGCGAACATCGGCAACTCGGCCGTCACGTCTTCCATCGAGGAGGAGGTGGAGAAGATGGTGTGGTCCATCCGCTGGGGCGCGGACACGGTGATGGACCTGTCCACCGGGCGGAACATCCACGAGACGCGCGAGTGGATCCTCCGCAACGCGCCGGTGCCCATCGGCACGGTGCCCATCTACCAGGCGCTGGAGAAGGTGGGCGGCAAGGCGGAGGACCTCACCTGGGAGCTCTACCGCGACACGCTCATCGAGCAGTGCGAGCAGGGCGTGGACTACTTCACCATCCACGCGGGCGTGCTGCTGCGCTACGTGCCGTGGACGGCGAAGCGCCTCACCGGCATCGTCAGCCGCGGCGGCTCCATCATGGCCAAGTGGTGCCTGGCCCACCACCGGGAGAACTTCCTCTACACGCACTTCGAGGAGATCTGCGAGATCATGAAGGCGTACGACGTCAGCTTCAGCCTGGGGGACGGGCTGCGGCCGGGCTCCATCGCGGACGCCAACGACGCGGCGCAGTTCGGCGAGCTGGAGACGCTGGGCGAGCTGACGAAGATCGCCTGGAAGCACGACGTGCAGGTGATGATTGAAGGCCCGGGCCACGTGCCCATGCACCTCATCCAGGAGAACATGACGAAGCAGCTCGCCGTGTGCGGCGAGGCGCCCTTCTACACGCTGGGGCCCCTCACGACGGACATCGCGCCGGGCTACGACCACTTCACCAGCGGAATCGGCGCGGCGATGATCGGCTGGTTCGGCACGGCGATGCTCTGCTACGTGACGCCCAAGGAACACCTGGGCCTGCCGGACCGGGACGACGTGAAGGAAGGCGTCATCACCTACAAGATCGCCGCCCACGCCGCCGACCTGGCCAAGGGGCATCCGGGCGCCCAGGCGCGGGACAACGCGCTGTCCAAGGCCCGCTTCGAGTTCCGGTGGGAGGACCAGTTCAACCTCTCCCTGGACCCGGAGCGCGCTCGCGCCTTCCATGACGAGACGCTGCCCGCGGAAGGCGCGAAGGTGGCGCACTTCTGCTCCATGTGCGGTCCCCAGTTCTGCTCCATGAAAATCACGCAAGAGGTCCGTGACTTCGCGGAGAAGCAGGGCGTGAGCGAGGACGCCGCGCTTCAGTCCGCGCTCGAAGAGAAGAGCGAGGAATTCAAGAAGGCGGGAAGCCAGTTGTACCGCTAG
- a CDS encoding CBS domain-containing protein, translating into MQIVGELMTRDVVTLKETQNLGKADELLRLHRIRHLPVVRHDKLVGLITHRDLLRAAATHATDPAAQPLWAADIMTRDVQTVRPDTPLRRAVTLMLDHKYGCLPVVDAAGTLHGILTEADLVRYAQHLINEQDRRELAAEFNA; encoded by the coding sequence ATGCAGATTGTCGGAGAGCTGATGACCCGTGACGTCGTCACGCTCAAGGAAACCCAGAACCTGGGCAAGGCGGACGAGCTGCTCCGGCTGCACCGCATCCGCCACCTGCCCGTGGTGCGGCACGACAAGCTGGTGGGCCTCATCACCCACCGCGACCTGCTGCGCGCCGCCGCCACCCACGCCACCGACCCGGCCGCGCAGCCGCTGTGGGCCGCGGACATCATGACGCGCGACGTGCAGACGGTGCGCCCGGACACGCCGCTGCGCCGGGCGGTGACGCTGATGCTCGACCACAAGTATGGCTGCCTGCCCGTGGTGGACGCGGCGGGCACGCTCCACGGAATCCTCACCGAGGCGGACCTGGTCCGGTACGCCCAGCACCTCATCAACGAGCAGGACCGCCGGGAGCTGGCGGCCGAGTTCAACGCCTGA
- a CDS encoding SLC13 family permease, whose translation MRGPGPSPPGTTARPHVPRPLAGPASAEVPRSEPPLGASTRASTARHALALAGFAGVALVALVGVEGPVATRTVLIGGACLVLWLTEVVPSFVPTLLLLGATPVLLGPLDRAYHLPSVLAWCADPVLILFLGGFTLEVAAMRHGLDASMARHVMRLSGGRARLLVWLVMAGVAFLSMWMSNVAAAAMMLAALRPVLQATPAGAPLRPALLLGVALGANVGGIATPVGSGPNALAVSAASAHAQVTFAKWLSFALPLTLLLLVVGFGLVLLRFRVSGRLSLPTEAPRPLERAGRRVLWVSAACVVAWLSEPLHGVPAPVVALAATALLFGAGLLKREDLGRLDWATLLLIAGGIALGRLMEHSGLVARALASADLEGWPVPVQLGALVAAAAVLSALMSNTGTAALLIPLATQLHPAASTPVLVALGCSLGMPFVISTPPNAMAVGEGLASSELMKLGVPLMLGGCLLVSLSGPAVLRLFGLP comes from the coding sequence GTGAGGGGCCCCGGCCCCTCGCCGCCTGGCACCACGGCCCGCCCCCATGTCCCCCGCCCCCTGGCCGGCCCCGCCTCCGCCGAGGTCCCCCGCTCCGAGCCTCCGCTCGGTGCTTCCACGCGAGCCTCCACCGCACGGCATGCGCTCGCGCTGGCGGGGTTCGCGGGCGTGGCGCTGGTGGCGCTCGTCGGCGTCGAGGGCCCGGTGGCCACGCGCACGGTGCTCATTGGCGGCGCGTGCCTGGTGCTGTGGTTGACGGAGGTGGTGCCCTCCTTCGTGCCCACGCTGCTCCTGCTGGGCGCCACGCCCGTGCTCCTGGGGCCGCTGGACCGCGCCTATCACCTGCCCTCGGTGCTGGCGTGGTGCGCGGACCCGGTGCTCATCCTGTTCCTGGGCGGCTTCACGCTGGAGGTGGCCGCCATGCGGCACGGGCTGGACGCCTCGATGGCGCGGCATGTGATGCGGCTATCGGGAGGACGGGCCCGCCTCCTGGTGTGGCTGGTGATGGCGGGCGTGGCCTTCCTCTCCATGTGGATGTCCAACGTGGCCGCGGCGGCGATGATGCTGGCCGCGCTGCGCCCCGTGCTTCAGGCCACTCCGGCTGGCGCGCCGCTGCGGCCCGCGCTGCTGCTTGGCGTGGCCCTGGGCGCCAACGTCGGGGGCATTGCCACGCCCGTGGGCAGCGGCCCCAACGCGCTCGCGGTGTCCGCCGCGTCCGCGCACGCGCAGGTCACCTTCGCGAAGTGGCTGTCCTTCGCCCTGCCGCTCACACTGCTCCTGCTGGTGGTGGGCTTCGGGCTGGTGCTGCTGCGCTTCCGCGTGAGTGGCCGCCTGTCACTGCCCACCGAGGCGCCGCGCCCCCTGGAGCGCGCCGGGCGCCGCGTGCTCTGGGTGAGCGCGGCGTGCGTGGTGGCCTGGCTGTCGGAGCCGCTGCATGGCGTCCCCGCGCCCGTGGTGGCGCTGGCCGCCACCGCGCTGCTCTTCGGCGCGGGCCTGCTCAAGCGCGAGGACCTGGGCCGGCTGGACTGGGCCACGCTGCTGCTCATCGCGGGCGGCATCGCCCTGGGCCGGCTGATGGAGCACTCCGGGCTGGTGGCCCGCGCGCTGGCCAGCGCGGACCTGGAGGGCTGGCCGGTGCCGGTCCAGTTGGGGGCGCTGGTGGCCGCGGCGGCGGTGCTGTCCGCGTTGATGAGCAACACCGGCACCGCGGCGCTCCTCATCCCCCTGGCCACGCAGCTCCATCCGGCCGCGTCCACGCCGGTCCTCGTGGCGTTGGGGTGCTCGCTGGGCATGCCCTTCGTCATCAGCACGCCGCCCAACGCGATGGCGGTGGGCGAGGGGTTGGCCTCCTCCGAGTTGATGAAGTTGGGGGTTCCCCTGATGTTGGGCGGCTGTCTGCTGGTTAGCCTTTCGGGGCCGGCCGTGCTGCGCCTCTTTGGATTGCCATGA
- a CDS encoding OsmC family protein, whose translation MTNVTITEYETRLYWQGERGAVLTSDRAPPVPIGRPLSGQDSVAVGPWSPEALLVGAVEGRTLLAFLEQAREADVRVLFYQSSAVARVVCGADGPPHLTDLIVRPHVAVATEADAEAVRLIFSELPSHCFPSSVIHITPRIEPVVEAWHARLNGPGVPAVTAPAS comes from the coding sequence GTGACGAACGTGACCATCACTGAGTACGAAACGCGCCTCTATTGGCAGGGGGAGCGCGGCGCCGTGCTGACGAGCGACCGCGCGCCGCCCGTGCCCATTGGCCGTCCACTGAGCGGGCAGGACAGCGTGGCGGTGGGCCCCTGGTCCCCCGAGGCCCTGCTGGTGGGCGCGGTGGAGGGGCGCACCCTGCTGGCGTTCCTGGAGCAGGCGCGGGAGGCGGACGTGCGCGTGCTCTTCTACCAAAGCTCCGCGGTGGCCCGCGTCGTGTGCGGCGCGGACGGGCCGCCGCACCTCACCGACCTCATCGTGCGCCCGCACGTGGCGGTGGCCACCGAGGCCGACGCGGAAGCCGTCCGCCTCATCTTCTCCGAGCTCCCCTCGCACTGCTTCCCCAGCTCCGTCATCCACATCACTCCGCGCATCGAACCGGTGGTCGAAGCGTGGCACGCTCGCCTCAATGGCCCGGGCGTGCCAGCCGTGACAGCCCCCGCATCCTGA
- a CDS encoding sigma-54-dependent transcriptional regulator has translation MSPQRILVVDDEDNARRAIATILNEEGYEVAEAANGAEALARIGEFSPAVVLTDVRMPQMDGLTLLKTAREQGSDATFVMMTAFASVETAVEAMKSGADNFLIKPLDADQVLVTLGKVLEKRSLRQEAEALRDQVRSRVRRFHDIIGESPQLQGLYDVIRRAAGTRATVLVLGESGTGKELIAQALHQESPRKDKPFIRVHCAALSENLLESELFGHEKGSFTGALARKEGRFELADGGTLFLDEIGEISPAVQVKLLRVLQQREFERVGGTQTLKVDVRIVAATHRDLVAEVKAGRFREDLYYRLNVVSVTLPPLRDRKSDVPALVNHFLEKYSDSYGKQVRGLAPGTLQALLSHDWPGNIRELENAIERAVVLAQGQELTTDDLPPVLRGPRPHGTSTGALIPGATLAAIEREAILRTLEMVQGSTSRAAEVLGISVRKIQYRLKEYSTPDGAPLKAVADEAEDLAAES, from the coding sequence ATGTCCCCACAGCGAATCCTGGTCGTCGACGATGAGGACAACGCCCGCCGGGCGATTGCCACCATCCTGAATGAGGAAGGCTACGAGGTGGCCGAGGCCGCCAACGGCGCCGAGGCCCTGGCGCGCATCGGCGAGTTCTCCCCCGCGGTGGTGCTCACCGACGTGCGCATGCCGCAGATGGACGGCCTCACCTTGCTGAAGACGGCGCGCGAGCAGGGCAGCGACGCCACCTTCGTGATGATGACGGCGTTCGCCAGCGTGGAGACGGCCGTGGAGGCCATGAAGTCCGGCGCGGACAACTTCCTCATCAAGCCGCTGGACGCGGACCAGGTGCTCGTCACCCTGGGCAAGGTGCTGGAGAAGCGCAGCCTGCGGCAGGAGGCCGAGGCGCTGCGGGACCAGGTGCGCTCGCGCGTCCGCCGCTTCCACGACATCATCGGCGAGTCGCCCCAGCTCCAGGGCCTCTACGATGTCATCCGCCGGGCGGCGGGCACGCGCGCCACGGTGCTCGTCCTGGGTGAATCCGGCACGGGCAAGGAGTTGATTGCCCAGGCCCTGCACCAGGAGTCGCCACGCAAGGACAAGCCCTTCATCCGCGTGCACTGCGCGGCCCTGTCGGAGAACCTGCTGGAGAGCGAGCTGTTCGGCCACGAGAAGGGCTCGTTCACCGGGGCGCTGGCCCGGAAGGAAGGCCGCTTCGAGCTGGCGGATGGCGGCACGCTGTTCCTGGACGAGATTGGCGAAATCTCCCCCGCCGTGCAGGTGAAGCTGCTGCGCGTCCTCCAGCAGCGCGAGTTCGAGCGCGTGGGCGGGACGCAGACGCTGAAGGTGGACGTGCGCATCGTCGCGGCCACGCACCGGGACCTGGTGGCCGAGGTGAAGGCGGGCCGGTTCCGCGAGGACCTCTACTACCGGCTCAACGTGGTGAGCGTCACGCTGCCGCCGCTGCGGGACCGCAAGAGCGACGTGCCCGCGCTGGTGAACCACTTCCTGGAGAAGTACAGCGATTCGTATGGCAAGCAGGTGCGGGGCTTGGCGCCCGGGACGCTCCAGGCGCTGCTGTCCCACGACTGGCCGGGCAACATCCGCGAGCTGGAGAACGCCATCGAGCGCGCGGTGGTGCTGGCGCAGGGGCAGGAGCTGACCACGGATGACCTGCCGCCCGTGCTGCGCGGGCCCCGGCCGCACGGGACGTCCACGGGCGCGCTCATCCCGGGCGCCACGCTGGCGGCGATTGAGCGCGAGGCCATCCTGCGCACGCTGGAGATGGTGCAGGGCTCCACGTCCCGCGCCGCCGAGGTGCTGGGCATCAGCGTGCGGAAGATTCAGTACCGGCTCAAGGAGTACAGCACGCCGGACGGCGCGCCCCTGAAGGCCGTGGCCGACGAGGCGGAGGACCTGGCGGCGGAGTCGTAG
- a CDS encoding BlaI/MecI/CopY family transcriptional regulator codes for MTTHAQPQPTRAELAILRVLWKQGPSTVRQVHERMRGTQDKDTGYTTVLKLLQNMTEKGIVQRDESERTHVYEAAISETRTQRDLLRDLMDRAFGGSATSVVAQALSMKRASAEELAEIRRLLDAHEKRGK; via the coding sequence ATGACCACCCACGCCCAACCGCAGCCGACGCGGGCCGAGCTGGCCATCCTCCGTGTGCTCTGGAAGCAGGGCCCCAGCACCGTCCGGCAGGTGCATGAGCGGATGCGGGGCACCCAGGACAAGGACACCGGCTACACCACGGTGCTCAAGCTCCTCCAGAACATGACGGAGAAGGGCATCGTCCAGCGGGACGAGAGCGAGCGGACCCACGTCTACGAAGCCGCCATCAGCGAGACGCGCACCCAGCGCGACCTCCTGCGCGACTTGATGGACCGGGCCTTCGGGGGGTCTGCCACGTCGGTGGTGGCCCAGGCGTTGTCCATGAAGCGCGCCTCCGCCGAGGAGCTGGCGGAGATTCGCAGGCTGCTCGACGCACACGAAAAGCGGGGGAAATGA